GAGGAAGCGGCACAGCGGCTCCCACCCCTCGCGGACGTCGAACACCAGCAGCCGGTCGGCCGGCAGGCTCTCCTTGACCGTGGCGATGTGCCGTTCGAACGCCAGGATGCTCTCCTTCTCGTCGGGGACCTCGCCGAAGGGCCGGTCGCTGCCCAGCCCCTCCCGGATCATGCGTTCCAGCAGCGGGCGGGTGGTCTGCATGTTCTCCACCAGGCCGGCCATCTCGGGCGCCAGCTTCTCGGTCTGCAGCCGCGCCGGGCCGTTGGTGATGAGCGTCCGCATGCTCGCGAACCAGGCCTCCGGGTCGCGTACGGTGAGGACCACCTTGGCCTCCGGGTACGCGGCCGCCAGTTCGCGCCAGAAGAACGCGGCCGGCCAGTCCACGGAGGACCTGAACCCCTCGAGCACGTGGTCCCAGTCCGGCACCGTGCCGGGGTCGGCCAGGGGCGCCCAGCGCCGGGCGCGGTCGGGATCGGACCCGACGTCGAACATGTGGTGGCAGGGACCGAATCCCAGCTGTTCCAGTGCCGCCTTCATCGAACTCGTACCGGTGCGCGGGAAGCCCGCGCCGATCACGGTCAGCATGACGCTCCTCCATGAGGTTCGGCTTGGCCCCGATCATGGTGGTGTGATCATGGGCATGGCAATCCCCCCGCGGCGATTTTCCGGGAGGGCTCAGGATGGCGGGTCGTAGCGGGCGGCGAGCGCGGCGGCGCGGGTGCGGAGCGCGGCGCGCAACCACTGCGGGGCCAGGGCCTCGGCGTTCGTGCTGAGCTGCCACAGCGCCCATTCGGCGTGCCTCCGGTCCTGGAAGGTCACCTCCAGGCGCAGCCAGCCGTCCGGGTCGCCGGCCTCCTCGGCGAGTACGGCCAGCGCGGTGCCCACCAGGTCCTCCCGGCGCGCCGGGTGCACCCGGGCCAGCACGGTGACCTGGTCGCCGCCGGCGCGGAAGCGGGTGCCGCGTTCGCGCCAGGCCCGGTCGAGGTCGACGCGGGGCGGGCGCTGCGCGGGCTCGGCGAGCGCCTCGGCGGCCAGGATGCGCGACAGCCGGTAGGTGCGGTCCGCGCCCTGCCGCGTGGCCAGCAGGTAGCCCCGCTCGCGTACGGTGACCAGGCCGACCGGGTCCACCGTGCGCCACCGCGGGGCCTCGTCGGCGGCGGCGTAGTGGATCTGGAGCCGGCGTCCGGTGAACACCGCGCGCAGCACCTCGGCCGCCACGGCGTCGGGCACCTCCTCGGCGTCCAGGCGGCGGGAGAGCAGGTCGGTCTCCGGGTCGATGAGCAGCCGCCCGGCCGCGCCGGCCGCGGTGTCGCGATAGCTCGCGGGCAGCGCGTCGACCACCTTGAGCATCGCGGAGGCGAGCGCCGAGCCGAGGCCGAACGCCTGCGCCCCGCGCCGCGACCCGGCGACCAGCAGGGCCAGGGCCTCGTCGGGGTTGAGGCCGGTCAGCTCGGTACGGAAGCCGGGCAGCAGCGCGAAGCCGCCGTGCCGGCCGCGTTCGGCGTAGACCGGGACGCCGGCCGCGGACAGCGCCTCGACGTCGCGCAGCACGGTGCGCGTGGACACCTCCAGCTCGCGGGCCAGCGCGGTCGCGGACATCCGGCCGTGCTGCCGCAGCAGGAGCACCAGCGAGACCAGCCGGTCGGCGCGCATGCGAAAAACCCTATCGAATACACGACAAAGGATGTCGTGATTCGTTGGCAGGCTCATCACCGCAAGCGACAGAGATCGACATCGGACGGAGCGGAAGTGGCGATGCAGCGAACGGCGGTCAACCCGTGGGCGTGGTCGGTGGGACTGGGCTACGACCAGGGGCAGCTCGTCTCCGGGCACACCCGGACCCTGTACTGCGCGGGGCAGGGCGCGATGGACAGCGACGGCAAGCCCCGGCACGCCGGTGACCTGGCGGCGCAGCTCGCGCTGAGCCTCGACAACCTGGAGGCCGTGCTGGGCGGGGCCGGCATGTCCCTCGCGAACCTGGTCCGGCTCACCGTCTGCACCACGGACGTGGACCGGCTCTTCGAGCACTACGGCGTG
The Actinomadura luzonensis genome window above contains:
- a CDS encoding helix-turn-helix transcriptional regulator, which translates into the protein MRADRLVSLVLLLRQHGRMSATALARELEVSTRTVLRDVEALSAAGVPVYAERGRHGGFALLPGFRTELTGLNPDEALALLVAGSRRGAQAFGLGSALASAMLKVVDALPASYRDTAAGAAGRLLIDPETDLLSRRLDAEEVPDAVAAEVLRAVFTGRRLQIHYAAADEAPRWRTVDPVGLVTVRERGYLLATRQGADRTYRLSRILAAEALAEPAQRPPRVDLDRAWRERGTRFRAGGDQVTVLARVHPARREDLVGTALAVLAEEAGDPDGWLRLEVTFQDRRHAEWALWQLSTNAEALAPQWLRAALRTRAAALAARYDPPS
- a CDS encoding RidA family protein, encoding MQRTAVNPWAWSVGLGYDQGQLVSGHTRTLYCAGQGAMDSDGKPRHAGDLAAQLALSLDNLEAVLGGAGMSLANLVRLTVCTTDVDRLFEHYGVLAGRLGAAGAAPPTTMLGVTRLALPELMVELEGTAVA
- a CDS encoding sulfotransferase family protein — protein: MLTVIGAGFPRTGTSSMKAALEQLGFGPCHHMFDVGSDPDRARRWAPLADPGTVPDWDHVLEGFRSSVDWPAAFFWRELAAAYPEAKVVLTVRDPEAWFASMRTLITNGPARLQTEKLAPEMAGLVENMQTTRPLLERMIREGLGSDRPFGEVPDEKESILAFERHIATVKESLPADRLLVFDVREGWEPLCRFLGVDVPAEPFPHLNDSKMMQQSIDRLMRGENIGLPFHPTR